GGGACTGCTCGAGCCGGACGCGTTCGGACCGAATATTGTTCCTGACTATTTTGAGGACGAGAGCCTCAACATGGTGATGAACGCGGTCCTGCACTCGACCCTGCAGAAGTTCGATGTATTAAATGACCTTGAACGCCGGCTAACAAGCCTGAAAGCGTTCCTGGACAACCGGTTCGCATCGAAAAGCTTGGTACTCAGCAGGGGCGAAGGCATGCGTTTCGTATCCGATACCGATCAGGAGATCCGGCCGGCGCAGTTGTCTTCCGGCGAACAGCAGATGATGGTGTTGGCATATGAAATATTGTTTCGGGCGAAGCCCAACACGCTGGTCATTGTTGACGAGCCAGAGTTATCGCTCCACGTGTTATGGCAGGACTCCCTCATCGACGACCTCACAAGTATGGGCAACATCGCGGGGCTTCAGTTCCTGATGGCGACGCACTCTCCGACGATTCTCGCGGAGCACCCGGAGCTCGAGCGAGCTCTCTCGTCCCGATGACTTCGTTGAGCTTCCCAAGCCCCGCAGCATTCACCCAGTCGCTGAGGATGCGGAGGAGTGGTTCAGTGCCCGGGACGCGGTTCCTAGTCGTTGAAGGCGTCTCAGACAAGAAGTCGTTTCATCCCCTCCTTGACCCTCACCTCCACTATGTTCCCGCCCGGGGAAAAGACATGGTGCTCTTCGCGTTTGAGACTTTGACTCTTGAAGGGGTAAATGACTGTCTCTTCGTTGTCGACTGCGATGGTGGTACTGAGTCCAAGTGGTTGGGACGGCATGGACTTGTTATCAGCAACAACCGAGATCTCGACGCAGATCTGCTTTTCGATCTGAATGCCTTTGACCGGGTGGCGCTCGAATATTTATCTGGATTTGGCCAAACTGCGGAGGAATGTGCTGCTGTTGGACAAGAACTTCTCGCGTATGCCCGAGCGTTGAGTGCAGATTTCGGTGTCGTCCTCGACGCTGCTCGAGATACAGGAGCGCCCACGAAGGTGTACGACGAAAACCGAGGAAGCCGGCGACGGCTCCAGCTTCTCGATTTTGACGATTCGGTCGCTTGGATCCAGAACTTCGTTCCCGTTGATCGGGAAGAGTTGGCGACACTAGCCGCGGGGGCCCTCGGGTGGACTGACGATCAACTTGCGGGGGTAATTATCGAGGTCACGGGCGGTGCGCTTAAGGCTTGTCGAGCTCACGGCCTTCCGAGATGTGCGGAATGTACGCCGAGACATTTCAGCAGCGGCCACGACCTCGTTGACATTCTTTCATTGTCGCTATCACAACGCTGCGGGTTCGTCGTATCGAGTGGCGAGCTCGCTCGCGCGACTAGACTCGCAGCTTCAACGCAGTCCGTAAGCGCTTGGAGCGTGGCTCGACGGGTGGGCGGCTGGCTTGCGCCGGGCTAGGCGCGAGCCGAAGCTCTCCATCAGTTTAGAAACGGAGTTCCGCTCTGTGCAGCTGCTGGAGCCCCGCTCGAGGACGGACAATTGCCACAATGGAGTGAGTTCGATGTGATCGCAGTCATTCTCTAGGCCGGCGGAAGCACGGAAGTCCGCGCATTTGCATCACGGTGACGGTGCTTCAAAGGCGGTCAAGTTTTCGAGTCCTCAGGGGCACCTTGGCGATCGCGGCGAGTGTACCCACCGCAATGTCGGCTCTAATGGAACTGCCGCTCGCCTCACCGGCGGCGGCGATGAGGCGCGGCCCCTATCGAACGCCCGAGTGGGCAGCGAGGGGGGATACCCAGCCTCGGTATGGGCATGTAGCAGTGGCTAGTGTTGAACTGATGCCCTACACCACCCACCAGGCTCCCCGGCCCGCCGCAATAGTGTGCGACATCGACGGGACACTCTGCGACGTACGGTCCATTCGCTACTTGGTCGAGCTACCGAGCCATCGGTCGACAAGAAACCGTGACTACAACGCTTTCCACTCTCAGTCCATCAACTGCCCCGCGTTTCCTGAAGTCGTTGGCCTTCTTGATGAGGCCAGGCGACGCGGCCGTGCCATTCTGCTTGCGACCGGTCGAGAGGAGAAGTGGGCTTTCCTCACATCGTTGTGGCTCAAAGAGCGCGGAGTTGAATATGACGAGCTGCTCATGAGGCCTAGAAACGACTTCAGAGCGGATGTTGACATAAAGGCATCAATTGCCGAAGACGTCACGAGTCGTTACCAAATCGAACTCGCCGTCGACGACCGACCCGAGATCATTGAGGTCTGGAAAGCGACCAGATTCCCGACCCGGATCGTCGATCCAGATGGCCACCTCGGTGATCTTGTGATGCCTTGATACGAACACGACGGTAGTACGCGGGGTCCTCCTAGCCTTTCCATCGAGGCGCTAGCGCGTCGTCTAAAAGGTCCCTCTTGTTATGCATTAGCCTTTTCATACTCGTCCCGGACCACAGGAGGTCGTTGTGCCCGCTTCTCCGATCGTCGAACCTGCGCAGATCGGCATCGGACCAGCGGTCGAGGGCTCCAAGCTGGACCCATTTCTCCGGTGGGCCGGCGGCAAGCGCTGGCTAGTGCCCCAGGTTCTTGAGCTGCTTCAGAGCGTGGAGATCAAGCGTTACCACGAACCATTCCTGGGGGGCGGCTCCATCTTCTTCGGCCTCCGTTGCGAAAGTGCACAGCTCTCGGACCTGAACTCAGATCTGATCGAGGTGTACTCCGAAGTGCGCGATCGACCTCGAGCAATCGCGGAGATGCTGCAGCGGTTCTCCAATACTGCGGCCGAGTACTATGCGCTACGCGCGGTGGTTCCAGAGGACGCAACCGAGCGAGCTGCGAGATTCATTTTCTTGAACCACACCTCCTATAACGGGATCTTTCGAGTGAACCTCAAGGGCCAGTACAACGTCCCTTACGGGCGCCGAAAGAGCGCCAATGTTCCTGGCGTGGAGCGTCTAGTAGCCGCAAGTGATCGCCTAAAAAACGTCAATTTGACAGCATCGGACTTTGAAACGGCGATGTCCAAGGTTGAAGCCGGCGACGTCGTGTTCTTGGACCCGCCCTATACGGTCGCGCACAATAACAACGGATTTGTTAAGTACAACCAGCACCTGTTCTCATACGACGACCAGAAGCGGTTGGCGCGGGTCGTATCTGAGGTGGCAGGTCGGGGGGCTCTATTCATCCTGACGAACGCGGCCCATGGTTCCATTGACGAGCTTTTTGGGCCGCTTGGCCGCAAAGTCACGGTAAGCCGGCGAAACGCGGTTGGGGGCGCAAAGGCGAAGCGTGGCCGGACAGAGGAATATCTGTTCACAAATATCGAGAAGAAATGACTGCATTGCTCGAGCTAATTCCGCAACGAAGCGTCAAGCGCGAGACCACTCGGCGTCTCTCGCCATACTTGCGAGAGAAGATCCCCATCATTCGTCGCGCCGAGTATGAGGCGGACGGCTGGGTCGTCGACAAGTTTCTGAAGAACGACGTCTGGATGCGCAAATTAAAGGCGCACGACCTTGCGTTCGAAGATAAGGTCTGGGCCGTGTGCGCCCGCCTAGGCTTCCAGCACCTCAGCAAGGGTCGCACGCTTCGGATTCCGTACGGCAAGGGGGCGAATGAGTCCAAGCAGGTCGACGTACTAGCAGCTGACGACGAAGTGGTGCTTGTTATCGAATGTAAGTCTTCCGAAAGCGAGCAGTCTCCCACCCAAGCGTTCAAGACAGAGATTGAGAGCATTCAGGGCTATCGCGCGGGCTTAATCGGGTCCATTCGTCAGGAGTTTCCTGATCACAAGGTGAAGTTCGTATTTGCAACTAACAACATCAACGTAACCAAGGAGACGCAGGAGAGGATCGCCGGAGCAGACATCGCCTATCTCGACGAGGAGGCGATCGACTACTACTTCGAGCTTTCTACCCACTTGGGAAGCGCTGCCAAGTTCCAGCTGCTCGGAAACCTTTTCCAAGGACAGCAAATCTCCGCTATGGACGGAAAAGTAGCGGCCATCGGCGGAAAAATGGGGGGCTATCGCTACTACTCCTTCGCCATTGAGCCCGAGCGTCTACTTAAAATCGCTTACGTTCTTCACCGGAACAGCGCTAACCGGCGATGGATGCCTACTTACCAGCGAATCATCAAGAAGTCACGCTTGAAGAAAGTTGCAGACTTCGTCGATAAGGGCGGCTTCTTTCCTAACTCGTTGATTCTAAATATCGATAACAACGGCAGGCCGCTACGTTTCGACCGCGCGGATAAGCCTGTGGGCCCGACGTCAGTCGGTGTCTTGCATCTTCCGCGAAAGTATCGCTCTGCGTATGTGATCGATGGGCAACACCGCTTGTATGGATTCGCTAACTCGGATCGTGCCAAGAGCGAACTCGTCCCGGTTGTCGCCTTCGTGGATCTTCCCGGAGAAAAGCAGCTTGAGCTATTTATGCAAATCAATGAGAACCAACAAGCGGTTCCGAAGAACCTGCAAAACACTCTGAACGCGGACCTTCTTTGGGCGAGCCCTGACAAGAAGAAGCAAGCAAACGCACTGAAGTTGAAGGTTGCCCAGCTTCTGGGGGAACTCAAATCTTCGCCTCTGCGTGGTCGCGTGGTCCTCGGTGAGGAACAGCTCACCGAGCGCCGTTGCATCAGCTTGGACGCCGTCCAGCGGGGCATCGATCGAGGTAGATTCATCGGCGACTTCGCCCCGTCAGGGCCGAAAAAATTCGGCTCCTTCTATCGGACTTCCAACGAAGACACTTATGAACCGCTGACCGACTTCTTGGAGCTGTGCTTTGCGCACCTTAGAGACGAGCTCCCTACCCAGTGGAACCTGGGTCGCGGTGAGGGTGGTTTCGTATTTACGAATGCCGGCGTGGAGGCGCTCCTCCGGGTAATAGGCGACGCAGTCGAGTATCTACAGGCGGAACATAAAGTCGATCCCCGCGAGAATCGGCCGCAAGACGTGTTTGTCCAGGTGCGCCCAATTCTTTCGCAACTCACGGAGTACATCGGCGGCCTGAGCACTGAGGACATTGCGGAGTTCAGAAGTTGGCTGGGTAGCGGTGGTCCAACCAAATACACGCGACGGTTCCAAGCAGCGTTGCATGAGGTGGTAGATGGATTTGAGCCTGAGGGTCTGCTCGATTGGTTGGCTAACCAGGACAAACAATTTAATCTCGAGTCCTACGCGATGGTTAGCGACATCGAAGCCCACTTGAAGAAGGAAATTCGGCAGAAGTTGGAAGACGAATTCGGGGCCAGTTGGTACAAAGACGGCGTCCCTAAAAAGGTTTTCCAATCGGCACAGAGCCTTCGGGCCGAAAAGCAGTATGAGGCGCCACCCGGAGAAACGGTCGATTGGTGGGATTGCCTGTTCCTCATCGACTACCGAGACATCGTCCTTCACGGCAACATGACTCTGTGGAACAAGCTGTATGACAAGGACTTCACTCTTCCTAGCGATAGAAAGGCATCGAGCTGGAAAGACAAGTCGAGCTGGATCGTCGAGCTGAATGACGTTCGGAAAAAGGTCATGCATGGAGGAAGCGTGACTGAGGACGAACACGGGTTCCTTCAGTCCCTGCACTCGCACTTTGATCTCGGCGGAACTGGAAAGAACGTATAGGCGATGTTTTGGCGGGTGAGCTCCAGGCTATGACCGAATCAGCGCGGGCTACGGTCCGCCAGTGGATTATTAGCGCTGTTTCTCTGCTCGGTGATCAGGCATACCGGCGAAACGTACATGACACCATCGAGAAACTCTATGGCGCTACTTTCACCCAAGAAGACCGCAAGCCTCGAAGGGGAAGAGGTGGCGAGCCTGCGTGGCAGAACAATGTCGACTCGGCCTATCACCTGATGAAGCGCCGAGGCGAGATGCTGCCCTCGACGAGAAGTGACGTGTGGCGACTCAGCCCGGCCGTCAGGATGGATGTCGACGCGACGGCGAGGCGAGACTTGGACGCACAAGTAGGCGACGACCCGTTAGCCAACTTTCGGCCAAAGGATGCGGGCGAATATGTGGCGCAGATCGAAGGGCGGACAATCAATAAGCGCCGCGAGCACGAGCGCGTACTGAGCGAGTACGGCCTGGCTGCCAGCCTGTTGGGTTGGCGACCGTCGACCGATGTACACCCGCGCGACCTCGAGCTAGCGCGCGAAACGGCTAGAGTTCTGGTGGAAGTCAAGCAGATCGCACAAGGCAACTCGACGAAGGCCGTCCGAGAGGCCGTCTCACAGCTGCTTGAGTACAGCTACTACTTCTACCCGGCCAAAGGGCACCACGTACGCAAGCTCGCGGTTTTCTCGGAGCCGATTGGTTCTGCGCATGCTGAGTACTTGTCGTCACTACAGATCGCTGCCGTGTGGATCGACGATGACTTGGGCTGGGATGGGAACAGTCTTAGCAAGCAGTGGGCCCTATTGCCAAACGAATCTGCGCGGACATCGTAGCCAAGGCGGCATGCCTATCTCTAAACCGTCACCGTGGGCCTGCGACGGAAGACCCAGACGGGCCGGCACTGCGGCGCTCCACCGGCTGCTGCAGGCGTCGACCAGGCGATCACCCCACCGTCCTCACGCCCCCGACCCTCGCCGCCGCCGCACAAGCGCGACGACGATGAGCACGACTCCGACGATAAGCACGATGGGGCCGATCGTGCCCCACAGCGGGGAGCCGCTCATGACGGAGCCGCCGAGCACGTTCAGCCCTTGAAGCGTCCACAGGAGTCCGATGAGGACGAGCACGATGCCGATGACGAGGAACAGCCACTTCGTTTTCACGTTGTGAGGGTACGTCTCATGGTGCCATCCGTGCATGCGCCGTCGGGATCTTGGACGAGTCGTCAGTCCTGCGGAGGGCGACGCAGGCGCTTGATGTCGGTGCGCCGCTTCTTCGCCTCCAGACGCCGTTGCCGGGCGCCGCGACTCGGCCTCGTCGGTCGTCGCGGCGCTGCCGGCGGCAGGAGGGCCTCGGCGACCAGATCTGCCATCCGGACGCGCGCGGCGTCCCTGTTGCGCAGTTGCTCGCGGTGCTCGGATGCCGCGATCGTCAGCTTCCCGTCGACGATGCGACCGCCCAGACGCTCGATGAGCCGCTCGCGTTGGAGGGGTGAGAGAACGGTGGAGCCCGCCACATCCCACACCAGTTCCACCCGCGAGTCGGCCGTGTTCACCCCTTGCCCGCCGGGACCCGATGATCGCGAGAACCGCCACGACAACTCGGACTCGGGGATCGTCAGTCCCGAGTTGACCCGGAGGCCGGGACGATGGACAGCGGGCATGGGTCCATCATCCTCTCGCGTCGGGCAGCTGAGCCGGTCGAAGTTCTCCGAGGAAATGCGCCGAGCTTGTTCCAATCGGGAAATTGCTAGCTAAGGTAGATAAATCGGGCCGTCCCAGGGACATCGGGGCAGAGCGCGGGGCTTCGTTGGCGAATGGATCGGTTGCATGGGCTGGATCATTTCGAACATCAGCCTCATCGGCGAGCTCACTCTCAACCATGTCCTTCTGAGCGTCCCGCCCATTCTGATCGGGTTCTTCGTCGCCGTGCCGCTGGGATGGCTCGCCAGTCGATGGAGGCCCTGGCGGTCGATCATCGTCGGCGGCGGGAGCCTGCTTTATACGATTCCGTCGCTTCCGCTGTTCGTGATCCTCCCTTATCTGCTGGGCACCCGGATCACAGACCCGGTCAACATCGTGGTCGCGCTGACGATCTACGCGGTCGCCGTGATGGTTCGCTCCGCGTCGGATGCGTTCGTCTCCGTTCCGGCGGACACCGTCGAGGCCGCGACGGCGGTCGGTCACTCCCGGTGGTCGCTCTTCTGGGCGGTCGAACTGCCGCTGGCCGGTCCAGTCCTCTTGGCCGGCATCAGAGTGGTGTCGGCGAGCACGGTCGCCCTCGTCTCGGTCGGCGCGCTCGTCGGGTCGGCGAATCTGGGTTACCTGTTCACCGACGGGCTGCAACGGCAGTTCTTCGAAGAGATCATGGTCGGTGTCGTCGCGAGTTTGCTGATCGCGCTCGTCTTCGACACGATCCTGGTCCAGACCGGGCGCCTTCTGATGCGCTGGCCCCACGCGACGCAGCGTCGGCGACGAGAGCCATCCCTCGTCGTCCTCGAGCGGGGAGCCTGACGATGCAGTTCTTCCTCAACGCTCTTGCGTGGCTCACGGATCCCGCCAACTACGTGCCGGGGTCCCAGAGCCCGCTGCCGATTCAGGACAGGATTCTTGAGCACTTGCTGTACACCGTCGTGGCGGTCGCAATCGCGGCGGTGATCGCCCTGCCGCTGGGCTTCTACATCGGCCACACGGGGCGCGGACGCCAGTTCGTCATCGGGTTCAGCGGCGCGATGCGGGCCCTGCCCACCCTCGGACTGCTGGGTGCACTCTTCGTCGTCATCGGACTGACCGTTCCCTTCACCGCGACGGCGTTCATCGCCTCCATGATCGCGTTCGTCGTCCTCGCGATACCTTCGATCCTCGCCGGAGCGTACGCGGGCGTGGAGTCGGTCGACCAGCAGGTCGTGGATGCCGCGCGGTCCGTGGGGATGACCGAGCTGCAGGTGCTGTTCAGGGTCGAGATCCCGCTCTCGCTTCCGCTGATCATCGGCGGGATCCGCGCGGCGGTACTGCAGGTCATCGCGACAGCGGTGATCGCGTCCTACATCTCGCTGGGCGGGCTCGGCGCCATCATCGCATCGGGGATCAGCCTCAACGACAACAACCGCATCCTCGGGGGAGCCCTCCTGGTGACGGCGCTCGCCTTGGTCGTCGATGGTCTCTTCGCGCTCGTCCAGCGACTGACGCGACGCGACGCGCACCTCCGAGCCCCACGCCGTGCGCCGACTGTTCCCGAGCCAACCCTTCCGGCCCGCGCCCGCGGCCCGTTCGCCGAAGAAAGGAACCACTGATGTTCACTCCCAGAAAGAAGACCCGCGTGCTCGCGGGCATCGTCGGGATGGGCGTGCTCCTCGCGCTCTCGGCGTGCGCCACCTCGGACCCTACGAAGGCGGCGCCGGCCACCGGCGGCGCCAACGGCGCGAAAATCGTCGTCGGCTCCTTCAACTTCCCCGAGAGCGAGATCCTCGGCAACATGTACGCGCTCGCGTTGAAGAACGCCGGGTTCGACGTGACCACGAAGTTCAATCTCGGACCGCGCCAGACCACCATCCCCGCCCTCAAGGACGGCTCGATCAACCTGATGCCCGAATACAACGGCAATCTGCTGTTCTTCTACGACACGAAGGCGACAGCACGCACCACGGAAGAGGTGGATGCTGCGCTCAAGACGGCAGTGCCGAGCGATTTCCAGATCCTGAAGCCGTCGTCCGCCGAAGACAAGGATGCCTACGTGGTCACCCAGGCCATGGCCGACAAAGAGGGGCTCAACGCGATCGGCGACCTGTCCAAGATCGAGCCGTTCGCACTCGGCGCGAATCCTCAGTTCGGGGAGCTCCCGTACGGCATCCCGGGACTCAAAGGGACCTACGGCGTGACCAAGGTCACATTCACGTCGATCGAGGACTACGGCGGACCGGCGACCGTCAAAGCGCTCGTCGACAACGCGGTGCAAGTCGCAGACATCTACACCACGTCGCCCGACCTGGTGTCGAAGAAGCTGAAGGTGCTCGACGACCCGAAGCATCTCATCGCAGCGCAGAACGTCATCCCGTTCCTGAACAAGAGCATCTACAGCGCCAAGCTCGCCTCGGTGCTCGACGCGATCTCCGCAAAGCTCACGACCGACGAGCTGATCGCTCTCCGTGACCAGGTCGAGGGCTCGACGAAGACCCAGGCATCGACGGCGGCACGGGACTGGCTGACGAAGGAAGGACTCCTCAAGTAGCCGCGTCCGATCGTCGCCGCTCTCTAGCCCCGCCTCTCCCCGCAGTGCTACCTTCTCCGGTGTTTGTGGGGGGACGTGGCCGTATCGATGGAGATATAGGGAGTCATGTCGATGAGAACACTGAACATCGCCATTCGCGCGGGCGTGCCCGCGCTACTCGTCGCGGCGCTGGTCGCCGCCGGGGCCACGCCTGCGCAGGCGTGGCCGAAGCCGCCGAAGCCGCCGGACGGGACGGTGCAGGTTGTCGTGTCCGGGTTGGACAATCCGCGCGGTTTGACGTTCGGAACCGGCGGGCAGCTGTTCATCGCCGAAGCCGGGCACGGCGGGACGCTGCCGCTCGGCGGCGGACCCGAAGGCGGGGAGCAGTTCGCCGGCCTCACCGGAGGTCTCGGAGTGTGGGCCAACGGCACGCTGACGCATCCGATCACCGGGCTGTTCTCGGTCGCCGACCAGTCCGGCGCGGGCGCTGAGGGACTCGTCTCGGTGGATGCGCAGGGCAGGTGGGTGACCGGGCAGATGGCGCTGAACACGTCGCCCATCCCGCCGCTGCCACCGGGGAACCCGATCGTGGATGCGGCGCGCGCGCAGCTCGGACGCACGATCGCGCTCGACCCGCGTGCAGGCCGGTGGTCGCCGATCGCCTCGACGGGAGACGCGGACTACGCCTGGACCGCCGCGCACAAGTACCTGGTTCCGGACCAGTTCCCGGACGCCAACCCGAACTCGGTGATCACGGTCGGCAACACGCGCTACGTCGCGGACGCCGGCGCCAACATCCTCGCGAGGGTGGATCGGAACGGTACCGTGTCGACGGTGGCGTTCATGGGCGTCCCGAAAGGGTCGGTCACGGACAGCGTGAGCACGTGCGTCGCACAGGCGCGCGATGGCTCGCTCTACGTGACGGAGCTGCTGGGCGGGACGTACGCGCCGGGCGGCGCGCGCGTCTGGCAGGTGTGGCCGAACGGGATCGCGCGGGTCAAGTGGACGGGCTTCAGCACGATCCAGGGATGCGGCTTCGACGGACGCGGCAACTTCTATGTGACCGAGTTCCAGGTCAACGGGCTCAACCCGGGCCCGGGCGGCGATCCGGCCGGGGCGCTGGTGAAGATCAGCCCGAGCGGGCAGCGCACCACCTACGGGACGGGGCACCTGTTCTTCCCGTCGGGCTTCGCCTTCCGGGGCGGCAGCGCGTACGTGTCCAACTGGTCGATCATGCCGGCCAGCGGGAGCAACGGGCCCAGCGGGCAGGTGGTCCGCATCAACGTGGGGGAGTGAGCGGCGAGGGCACGCCGTCGTCCCTTCGGACGGTGGCGCGCCCTCCCGTCTCCGTCCATCCACGTGGATGAGTAGAGTGCGACGCGTGGACGATGACGCCGGTAAATGGTTCCTCAGCCGATCGGAGCGGGGAAACCCAGCGAGCGATCTTCAAGCGGGCGACGACGGGTCGTCGTCCTGGTCGGAGGGAAACCACGTTCGTCCGCTGGTGCACGGGGCGACGTACTTCGCCCGGTTGCACGAGGAGCTGACGGCACTCCGGCCGGGGGACCGGGTGTTCTTCACCGACTGGCGCGGGGATGCCGACGAGCGGCTGCTGCCGGACGGTCCCTCCATCGGCGAGGTGCTGTCGGAGCTCGCCCGGTCCGGGGTCGAGGTGCGCGGGCTGGTCTGGCGGTCGCACGGGGAGCGCGTGAAGGCGCCGATCAGCGGGATGTCCAACGAGCTGCTTGGGCGTCAGGTGAACGAGGCGGGCGGGGAGGTCCTGCTGGATCAGCGGGTGCGGCCGTTCGGGTCGCACCATCAGAAGTTCTTCGTGATCCGCCACCGCGACGACCCGTCGCGCGACGTCGCCTTCGTCGGCGGGATCGACCTCTCACACAGCCGCCGCGACGACGCCGAACACGCGGGGGATCCGCAAGCGGTGGACATGGATCCGCGGTACGGCGAACGGCCGCCGTGGCACGACGCCGCGCTCGAGCTGCGCGGCCCGGTGGTCGCGGATGTGCTCGAGGTGTTCGCCGAGCGCTGGAACGATCCGCATCCACTGGACCACCGCAACCCGTACCGGATGATGCTGCAGCGGTTCGCCGATATGCCGCAGCATCCGAAACCGTTGCCGGAGACCGCACCGCCGCCCCCGCGCGCAGGCTCGCACGCCGTGCAGCTCTTGCGGACGTACGGCCCGAAGCGGCCTCCCTTCCCCTTCGCGCCGGCGGGGGAGCGGAGCATCGCTCGCGCGTACGCGAAGGCGTTCGCCCGCGCCCGCTCGTTCATCTACATCGAGGACCAGTACCTGTGGTCGACCGAGGTCGCCGGGAGCATCGCCCAGGCGCTGGTCGACAACCCCCGGCTTCGGGTGATCGCGGTCGTCCCGCGGTATCCGGATTCGGACGGCCCGGTCACCGGGCCGCCCAGCCGTCTCGGCCAGCAGCGCGCGATCGCGCTGCTGCGGCGGACGGCTCCGGATCGCTTCGGCGTGTTCGACCTGGAGAACGGCGCCGGGACTCCCATCTACGTCCACGCGAAGGTCTGCATCGTCGACGACACGTGGGCCACGTGCGGGTCGGACAACTTCAACCGCCGCTCCTGGACCACGGACAGCGAACTCACCTGCGCGGTGTTCGACACAACGCCGGACCAGCCGGATGCACAGGGCGGATTCGCCCGCGACCTGCGCATGCAACTCTGGGCGGAGCACCTCGGCCTCGACCCGGACGACCGTCGGCTGCTCGATACCGATGGCGGGCTCGCGCTGTGGAAAGCGTCCGCCGGCGCGCTCGACGACTGGCATGCGAA
This region of Leifsonia sp. fls2-241-R2A-40a genomic DNA includes:
- a CDS encoding phospholipase D family protein: MDDDAGKWFLSRSERGNPASDLQAGDDGSSSWSEGNHVRPLVHGATYFARLHEELTALRPGDRVFFTDWRGDADERLLPDGPSIGEVLSELARSGVEVRGLVWRSHGERVKAPISGMSNELLGRQVNEAGGEVLLDQRVRPFGSHHQKFFVIRHRDDPSRDVAFVGGIDLSHSRRDDAEHAGDPQAVDMDPRYGERPPWHDAALELRGPVVADVLEVFAERWNDPHPLDHRNPYRMMLQRFADMPQHPKPLPETAPPPPRAGSHAVQLLRTYGPKRPPFPFAPAGERSIARAYAKAFARARSFIYIEDQYLWSTEVAGSIAQALVDNPRLRVIAVVPRYPDSDGPVTGPPSRLGQQRAIALLRRTAPDRFGVFDLENGAGTPIYVHAKVCIVDDTWATCGSDNFNRRSWTTDSELTCAVFDTTPDQPDAQGGFARDLRMQLWAEHLGLDPDDRRLLDTDGGLALWKASAGALDDWHANGRRSPRPQGQVRRHRVEPVSRFQRLWADPLNRFILDPDSRPRRLRGTSTF